In Nicotiana tabacum cultivar K326 chromosome 19, ASM71507v2, whole genome shotgun sequence, one DNA window encodes the following:
- the LOC107785325 gene encoding glyoxylase I 4-like yields MGKVTVKAELGEETNFNWRSSTTSSSISDHEEITRMPLLALNHVSYVCKSVPTSVQFFEQVLGFVLIQRPSSFDFEGAWLFNHGIGIHLLGKEDAQPKKGKINPKDNHISFQCSDMDLIIERLDELKIEYVTATVKEGGVTVDQLFFHDPDGNMIEICNCQNIPILPLSSCPLKKFAKYPTFNQTIPNSFYGNGTSKMNCLGDQVEYLMLENLAMNMIDISF; encoded by the exons ATGGGAAAAGTGACTGTGAAAGCAGAATTAGGTGAGGAGACAAACTTCAACTGGCGATCGTCAACGACATCATCCTCAATATCTGATCATGAAGAAATTACAAGGATGCCTTTGTTAGCACTGAACCATGTTTCCTATGTCTGCAAATCTGTTCCTACAAGTGTCCAATTCTTTGAGCAAGTTCTTGGTTTTGTTCTAATCCAGAGGCCTTCTTCCTTCGACTTCGAAGGAGCTTG GTTGTTCAACCACGGAATTGGAATACATTTGCTAGGAAAAGAAGATGCACAGCCAAAGAAGGGAAAGATAAATCCAAAAGACAATCACATTTCATTCCAATGCTCGGATATGGACCTCATAATTGAGAGATTAGACGAGTTGAAGATTGAGTATGTAACAGCAACGGTGAAAGAAGGTGGAGTCACTGTGGATCAACTCTTCTTCCACGACCCAGATGGCAACATGATTGAGATTTGCAATTGCCAAAATATACCAATTCTTCCACTTTCCTCTTGCCCTCTCAAGAAGTTTGCCAAATATCCAACTTTCAACCAAACcattccaaattctttttacg GGAATGGAACCAGTAAGATGAATTGCTTAGGAGATCAAGTGGAATATCTGATGTTGGAGAACTTAGCCATGAATATGATTGACATTTCATTTTGA